The Planctomycetota bacterium region CCCTGTCACGCGGGCGTTCAGCGGCGTGCGCTCGGGCCAGGGCTTGAGGCCGAGAGCGCGCTGAAGGGCATCGGCAGTCCCGTTGCGCCGCTCCGCCCATTCCTCTCTCGTGGCGGGGTCGGCCCTCGTGCCACACAGGGCGAGGCACGCCTCGATGTTGAAGCGTAGAGCGTCGGCCGAGGCAGGGAGCTTGCCCTCGAACACCCGCCACGTTGCATCGTCAGCCATGGTTTCCTTGTCCTTGCCTGCATCGGGTTGTGCGGCGAGCGCAACCAGCATGGGAGCGAGAAGAATCAGGGCCACTTGCGTCCACATGGCTTCCCCCTGAAGCAGTTCGCCTCATCCTTCCGCTCCGCGAGTATAGATAGGTGTCTGGTTGTGCGCAAGCGGTTTCCCCTGGTTGACATGCGGGCGGGAATCGCGAGAATCACAAGGCGCCGGCACTCGCCCCAACGCGCCTGTACAGAGGAGCCTGTCCCGCAATGAAGCTGATGCTGATCCGACACGGCGACCCCGACTATGCGAACGACGCGCTCACGCCGCTGGGGCACGAGCAGGCCCGGCAGCTCGCCGAAGCTCTGGCCAACGTTCGCCTGGATGCGCTCTTCGCCTCTCCCCTGGGGCGCGCGCAGCTCACGGCGGCTTACACGTCGCGGCGCAAAGGCATGGCCATCACCACGCTCCCCTGGCTTCGCGAGCTGAATGGCAACTACGGTGCCGCGCTGTGGGCGTGGAACCTGAGTGGCAGCGCGACTTTTGCGAACGGCCACCGCTTCACGGTGGACGACTGGCCCGCGCACGTGCCCTATGGAGCGCACATGCCGCCGGTGGCCTCAGAGTTCTGGCAGACCTTCGATGCGTTTCTGGCCACCCTCGGCTACCCGCGCAGCGGCCTCGGCTATCGCGCGGTCGAGGGAGACGAGCGCACCCTCGCCTTCTTCTGCCACGCCGGCGTGATCCTCACGCTGTTGGCCCACCTGCTCCACATCCCGCTGCCCATCGTCTACGCACAGTTCGCGTGCGACCCCGCGAGCCGCACGACTCTGCGGTTCGAGGCGGCCGATGGTTTCGGCATATTCCGTCTCGAGGCCCTCAACGACCTTTCGCATACCCTTGTGCCGCCGGTTGCGTGAGGCGTCCTGCGCCCTTACAATGCCAGGCGCTCTCATGCAGTCGCTCCCCTTGGCCCAGGAGGACATGGCAGCATGGCAAAGGAATTGCGGAACGTGTGGCTCTGGCTCTCGTCGGGCGACCTGCGCACAGAACTGCGGCAACTCGAGGACGAGGGACGCGACACCTCGCGCTTCAGGGCGAAGCTCGAGCGCCTAGCCGCCCTTGGCGACGAGCAGCTCTTCCTGCCGGCCAACCAGGAGAAGGTCGGGGCGCTGCTCGACGCCGCCCAGAAGCTCCCCATGCGGAAAGGCTACGCGTTCGACGAGCCGTCCGATCTCCCGGGCATCCGCAGGCGGCGCCCCCGCGGGCCGCGTCGCTTCGCCCAGCGGCTCTCGGATAAGGCCCTCCTCGACCGCATCATGGGCGCATGGCTCGGCCGCTGCGTGGGCTGCCTCCTCGGCAAGGCGGCGGAAGGCGTTCGCACGGGCGAGTTCTGGCCCTTCCTTCAGCTCACCGGGCAGTTCCCTATCGCCGACTATATCCGCTTCGGCGCCAGGGGGAAGGCGGCGAAGCAATTCCCGCAGTTCGCCCGCCGCGCCTGGTGCGACAACATTGACCACATGCCGATTGACGACGACACGAACTACACGACCACCGGCTATCTGATCGTGAAGCAGCACGGTGCGGACTTCACGCCGGCCGATGTGGCGCAGTTCTGGATGGGCAACCTGCCGCTCCTGGCCACCTGCACTGCCGAGAGGGTGGCCTACCGCAACTTCGCCCTCCAGGTCCAGCCGCCGGCCAGCGGCAGCTTTCGCAACCCGTACCGCGAGTGGATCGGGGCGCAGATTCGCGCCGACGCCTTCGGCTACCTCAGCGTGGGCAACCCGGAGCGTGCCGCCGAATTCGCCTGGCGCGACGCCTGCATTTCCCACATCAAGAACGGCATCTATGGGGAGATGCTCATGGCCGCGATGATCGCCGCCGCCCCGTACTGCGACGATCCCACCGTGGTCGTCCAGGTGGGCCTCTCGGAAATCCCCAAGACCAGCCGCCTCTACCGCGATCTGGCCGAGGTGTGCGACTGGTATCGCCAGGGGCTCTCCTACGACGATGCCGTTGCGATGATCCACGACAAGTGGGATGAAACGGTCGGGCACGACTGGTGCCACACGAACTCCAACGCCGCCATCTGCGTGGCCGCGCTGCTGTGGGGCGACGGCGACTTCGGCGCGAGCATCTGCCGCGCCGTCCAGCCCTGCTTCGACACCGACTGCAACGGGGCGACCGTCGGCTCCATCGTCGGCATGATGCTC contains the following coding sequences:
- a CDS encoding ADP-ribosylglycohydrolase family protein, which encodes MAKELRNVWLWLSSGDLRTELRQLEDEGRDTSRFRAKLERLAALGDEQLFLPANQEKVGALLDAAQKLPMRKGYAFDEPSDLPGIRRRRPRGPRRFAQRLSDKALLDRIMGAWLGRCVGCLLGKAAEGVRTGEFWPFLQLTGQFPIADYIRFGARGKAAKQFPQFARRAWCDNIDHMPIDDDTNYTTTGYLIVKQHGADFTPADVAQFWMGNLPLLATCTAERVAYRNFALQVQPPASGSFRNPYREWIGAQIRADAFGYLSVGNPERAAEFAWRDACISHIKNGIYGEMLMAAMIAAAPYCDDPTVVVQVGLSEIPKTSRLYRDLAEVCDWYRQGLSYDDAVAMIHDKWDETVGHDWCHTNSNAAICVAALLWGDGDFGASICRAVQPCFDTDCNGATVGSIVGMMLGAKALPAKWTGKLHNTLKTSLKGHETVEITGIARDTFDLFKKIQG
- a CDS encoding histidine phosphatase family protein translates to MKLMLIRHGDPDYANDALTPLGHEQARQLAEALANVRLDALFASPLGRAQLTAAYTSRRKGMAITTLPWLRELNGNYGAALWAWNLSGSATFANGHRFTVDDWPAHVPYGAHMPPVASEFWQTFDAFLATLGYPRSGLGYRAVEGDERTLAFFCHAGVILTLLAHLLHIPLPIVYAQFACDPASRTTLRFEAADGFGIFRLEALNDLSHTLVPPVA